A DNA window from Planctomycetia bacterium contains the following coding sequences:
- a CDS encoding 3-chlorobenzoate-3,4-dioxygenase dehydrogenase, protein MQAIRVAAIGRTGRGDWGHDLDRIWSGMESARLVAVADDGPDGPAEAVARNELPADAGFADWRRMIAEVKPDVVAICQRWIDAHAEIAIAAAEAGVRGIFMEKPFVPTRAQADAVIAACRKSDTKLGLAYANRHAPAYAQVRDLIEDGRIGKVLELRGRGKEDARGGGEDLWVTGCHILDLMADLGGAPLWCSAHVTAKGRPIGRADAVAGPEGIGLVAGDAIAATFGLGNGPTGYFASVREAGLKQPNFGLTIVGTKGAIHIRPDHVPYAYLREAPLWRLDKPHPWKPIGAEGVVESLPSLTDAERSAERANWSRRAASDLVAAIAEEREPETGMFAGRTTVEMTVAVYASALSGRRIDWPLAAELPSLADAAPSR, encoded by the coding sequence ATGCAAGCGATTCGTGTGGCGGCGATCGGGCGGACGGGCCGCGGCGACTGGGGTCATGACCTCGACCGGATCTGGTCGGGCATGGAGTCCGCCCGTCTGGTGGCGGTCGCGGACGACGGCCCCGACGGCCCGGCGGAGGCGGTGGCCCGCAACGAGCTGCCGGCCGACGCCGGCTTTGCAGATTGGCGGCGCATGATCGCCGAGGTGAAGCCCGACGTGGTGGCGATCTGCCAGCGTTGGATCGACGCGCATGCCGAGATAGCGATCGCCGCCGCCGAGGCGGGCGTCAGGGGCATCTTCATGGAAAAGCCCTTCGTGCCGACGCGGGCCCAGGCCGACGCGGTGATCGCAGCCTGCAGAAAGTCGGACACGAAACTCGGGCTGGCCTACGCCAACCGGCACGCTCCCGCCTACGCCCAGGTTCGCGACCTGATCGAAGATGGCCGCATCGGCAAGGTGCTCGAATTGCGCGGCCGCGGCAAGGAGGATGCCCGTGGTGGTGGCGAGGATCTGTGGGTGACGGGCTGTCATATTCTCGACCTGATGGCCGACCTCGGCGGCGCGCCGCTGTGGTGTTCGGCGCATGTCACAGCGAAGGGGCGGCCGATCGGGCGTGCCGACGCGGTCGCCGGCCCGGAGGGGATCGGCCTTGTCGCCGGGGATGCGATCGCGGCGACCTTTGGCTTGGGCAACGGCCCGACGGGCTATTTTGCGAGCGTCCGCGAGGCCGGCCTGAAGCAGCCGAATTTCGGGCTCACGATTGTGGGAACGAAGGGGGCGATCCACATTCGTCCCGACCATGTTCCCTACGCCTATCTGCGCGAAGCCCCGCTCTGGCGGCTCGACAAGCCGCATCCGTGGAAGCCGATCGGCGCAGAGGGCGTGGTGGAGTCGTTGCCGTCACTGACGGACGCGGAGCGGTCGGCGGAGCGGGCGAACTGGTCGCGGCGAGCGGCGTCTGACCTGGTGGCGGCGATCGCGGAGGAACGCGAGCCGGAGACGGGGATGTTTGCGGGGCGGACGACGGTGGAGATGACGGTGGCCGTGTACGCTTCGGCGCTGTCGGGCCGCCGCATCGACTGGCCGCTGGCAGCGGAGCTCCCGAGCTTGGCGGACGCGGCGCCGTCGCGTTAG
- a CDS encoding UPF0056 inner membrane protein, which translates to MSLFSAAILLFFVMDPIGNIPLFLAAIQPVAPDRRLRVVGRELLIAYALLVAFLFAGRPLLAMLAISEPAVTIAGGIVLFLIAIRMVFPATAGTLEERIDGEPFVVPLAVPYVAGPSALATVLLLTSREPGRHLEWLVAVSAAWGASAVILLLGAKLSHFLGARGILAIERLIGMVLVASAVQMFLDGMKNVGKG; encoded by the coding sequence ATGTCCCTTTTCTCCGCGGCGATCCTCCTGTTTTTCGTGATGGACCCGATCGGCAACATCCCGCTGTTCCTGGCGGCGATCCAGCCTGTCGCGCCGGACCGGCGGCTGCGGGTCGTGGGCCGGGAACTGCTGATCGCCTACGCCCTGCTCGTGGCGTTCCTGTTCGCCGGCCGGCCGTTGCTCGCGATGCTCGCCATCTCCGAGCCGGCGGTGACGATCGCCGGGGGCATCGTCCTCTTTCTGATCGCCATCCGGATGGTGTTTCCGGCGACGGCGGGCACGCTCGAGGAGCGGATCGACGGGGAGCCGTTCGTGGTGCCGCTGGCCGTGCCATACGTGGCCGGGCCGTCGGCGCTGGCGACGGTGCTGCTGCTCACCAGCCGCGAGCCCGGCCGGCATCTGGAGTGGCTCGTGGCGGTGTCGGCCGCCTGGGGCGCCTCGGCGGTGATCCTCCTCCTCGGGGCGAAGCTCAGTCATTTTCTCGGTGCCCGGGGGATTCTCGCGATCGAGCGGCTCATCGGCATGGTGCTGGTGGCCTCGGCAGTGCAGATGTTTCTCGACGGCATGAAGAACGTCGGAAAGGGGTGA
- a CDS encoding cobalt transporter, with the protein MAHEAGQPCDDHRTGHVHAHAHGHAHAHGFAAGQLDRAMACGVGLNVAFVAVEAAAGIWAGSLALLADAGHNAGDVLGLLLAWGAAWLARRPPSPRYTWGLRRATIYAALANAVLLLTACGAILWEALHRLRDSEPVAAPTMIAVAAIGVVINTLTALLFMRGQRDANVRGAFLHMAADAAVSAGVVAAGLAIWLTGLRWIDPLVSIVIGAVIMAGTWGLFREGLDLALDAVPRGFDPAVATAALAAIPGVTDVHDLHVWGASTSEHALTVHLVVPDAAGHARVLAAAGAVVRDELHVAHWTIQIEDAGTGAACPQRPADTL; encoded by the coding sequence ATGGCGCACGAAGCCGGCCAGCCTTGCGACGACCATCGTACCGGCCACGTTCATGCGCATGCCCACGGGCACGCCCATGCCCACGGCTTCGCGGCCGGCCAGCTCGACCGGGCGATGGCCTGCGGCGTCGGGCTGAACGTCGCGTTCGTGGCCGTCGAGGCCGCTGCCGGCATCTGGGCCGGCTCGCTCGCCCTGCTCGCCGACGCCGGACACAATGCCGGCGACGTGCTCGGCCTGCTCCTCGCCTGGGGCGCGGCCTGGCTCGCCCGCCGCCCCCCTTCGCCGCGTTACACCTGGGGCCTGCGCCGGGCCACGATCTACGCCGCGCTCGCCAATGCCGTGCTCCTGCTCACCGCCTGCGGCGCCATCCTCTGGGAGGCGTTGCACCGGCTGCGCGATTCGGAGCCGGTCGCCGCGCCGACGATGATCGCCGTCGCCGCGATCGGCGTCGTCATCAATACGCTCACGGCGCTGCTCTTCATGCGCGGGCAGCGCGACGCCAACGTCCGCGGGGCGTTCCTGCACATGGCCGCCGACGCCGCCGTGTCGGCGGGCGTCGTGGCGGCCGGCCTCGCCATCTGGCTCACGGGGCTGCGCTGGATCGATCCGCTGGTGAGCATCGTGATCGGCGCAGTGATCATGGCCGGCACGTGGGGCCTGTTTCGCGAGGGCCTCGACTTGGCACTCGACGCCGTGCCGCGCGGCTTCGATCCGGCGGTGGCCACCGCGGCGCTGGCTGCGATCCCCGGCGTGACGGACGTGCACGACCTGCACGTCTGGGGGGCGAGCACGTCGGAGCACGCGCTTACCGTCCACCTCGTCGTTCCCGATGCCGCCGGCCATGCGCGGGTGCTGGCCGCCGCCGGGGCGGTCGTCCGCGACGAACTGCACGTCGCCCACTGGACCATCCAGATCGAGGACGCCGGCACCGGCGCAGCCTGCCCGCAGCGGCCCGCCGACACGCTCTGA
- a CDS encoding oxidoreductase encodes MRVLLTGATGYVGGCLLAEFERRGIAVRCLARRPEKLAGRAGPQTEVMAGDATDPADLARACTGVDVAYWLVHSMESGVDFERADRLAAERFAAAARDAGVRRIVYLGGLGADDDRLSAHLRSRHEVGAILRAGGHDVVEFRASIIIGAGSFSFDLVRTLVERLPVMICPAWLATPTQPIAIGDVVAYLAAALDLPPGGPRIFEIGGPDKVSYGAIMREYARQRGLTRLLIPVPVLTPRLSSLWLKLVTPRYSKVGRKLIDGLKNPTVVTNVAALREFAIQPRDLPTAVRDAMRNEDSDFAGRRWADLADVEDLPHRYGGQTEGTRLVDHRHAVVAVAPDRAFAAIERIGGHHGWYACNWLWSLRGWLDRLIGGPGMSRGRRDPDRLEVGEPLDCWRVEACDRPRRLRLAAEMKMPGRGWLEFEVVPRDGDVTIHQTAVFDPRGLGGLAYWYAIWPLHELVFRRMLAGIVRQAVRG; translated from the coding sequence ATGCGGGTCCTGCTCACCGGCGCGACGGGCTACGTGGGCGGCTGCCTGCTGGCGGAGTTCGAGCGGCGCGGGATCGCGGTCCGCTGCCTCGCCCGCCGGCCCGAGAAACTGGCCGGTCGGGCCGGGCCGCAGACGGAAGTGATGGCGGGTGACGCCACCGATCCGGCCGACCTCGCCCGGGCCTGCACCGGCGTGGACGTCGCCTACTGGCTCGTCCACTCGATGGAAAGCGGCGTTGATTTCGAGCGGGCCGACCGGCTGGCGGCGGAGCGGTTCGCCGCGGCGGCCCGTGACGCCGGCGTGCGTCGGATCGTCTACCTCGGCGGCCTCGGCGCCGACGACGACCGGCTTTCGGCGCACCTCCGCAGCCGTCACGAGGTGGGGGCGATCCTTCGCGCCGGTGGCCACGACGTGGTCGAGTTCCGGGCCTCGATCATCATCGGGGCGGGGAGTTTTTCGTTCGACCTCGTGCGGACGCTCGTGGAGCGGCTGCCGGTGATGATCTGCCCCGCCTGGCTGGCCACGCCCACCCAGCCGATCGCGATCGGCGACGTGGTCGCCTACCTGGCGGCCGCCCTCGACCTGCCCCCGGGCGGCCCGCGGATCTTCGAAATCGGCGGTCCGGACAAAGTCTCCTACGGCGCTATCATGCGGGAGTACGCTCGGCAACGCGGCCTGACGAGGTTGCTGATTCCGGTGCCCGTGCTCACGCCCCGGCTCTCCAGCCTGTGGCTCAAACTCGTGACGCCGCGGTATTCGAAGGTGGGACGCAAGTTGATCGACGGCCTCAAGAACCCGACCGTGGTGACCAACGTCGCGGCGCTGCGCGAGTTCGCCATCCAGCCGCGCGACCTGCCCACTGCGGTCCGCGACGCGATGCGGAACGAGGACAGCGACTTCGCCGGCCGCCGCTGGGCCGATCTCGCCGACGTCGAGGACCTGCCGCACCGCTACGGTGGCCAGACCGAGGGAACTCGGCTCGTCGATCACCGTCATGCGGTCGTTGCCGTCGCTCCGGACCGCGCCTTCGCGGCGATCGAGCGGATTGGCGGCCACCACGGCTGGTATGCCTGCAACTGGCTCTGGTCGCTCCGCGGCTGGCTCGACCGCCTGATCGGCGGACCGGGCATGAGCCGCGGCCGACGTGATCCCGACCGGCTCGAGGTCGGCGAACCGCTCGACTGCTGGCGGGTGGAGGCCTGCGATCGGCCGCGTCGGCTGCGGCTGGCGGCGGAGATGAAGATGCCGGGCAGGGGGTGGCTGGAGTTCGAGGTCGTGCCGCGGGACGGCGACGTCACGATCCACCAAACGGCGGTCTTCGATCCGCGCGGCCTCGGCGGCCTGGCCTACTGGTATGCGATCTGGCCGCTCCACGAGCTCGTCTTCCGGCGGATGCTCGCCGGCATCGTGCGGCAGGCCGTCCGCGGCTGA
- a CDS encoding metalloprotease: protein MRWEGRRQSENVEDRRSVGQQVVVGGGLLTLLFMIVLMFLGVDPMKALQVAPEAAGPAGRQEQAGKPIDDEIGRFIKTIAADNEDVWSKLFPKLFNRRFSPPKLVMFTGRVRSNCGLADAGAGPFYCPLDRTVYIDPAFYNELSRRFDAPGDFAQAYVIAHEVGHHVQNLLGISNHVQSMRPRMSEAEYNKLSVRMELQADFLAGVWAHYMAKYAQNINEADIREAVKAAEQIGDDKMQKRMQGYVEPHKFTHGTSEQRVRWFLYGLKTGDPTRMDEAFDLNADP from the coding sequence ATGCGTTGGGAAGGCAGACGGCAGAGCGAGAATGTCGAGGACCGGCGGAGCGTCGGCCAGCAGGTGGTGGTGGGGGGCGGACTGCTCACGCTCCTGTTCATGATCGTGCTCATGTTTCTCGGCGTCGACCCGATGAAGGCCCTGCAGGTGGCGCCCGAGGCCGCCGGCCCCGCCGGCCGCCAGGAGCAGGCCGGCAAGCCGATCGACGACGAGATCGGCAGGTTCATCAAGACGATCGCTGCCGACAACGAGGACGTGTGGAGCAAACTGTTCCCCAAGCTCTTCAATCGACGGTTCAGCCCGCCCAAGCTGGTGATGTTCACCGGCCGCGTCCGCAGCAACTGCGGCCTCGCCGACGCCGGAGCCGGGCCGTTCTACTGCCCGCTCGATCGCACGGTCTACATCGACCCGGCGTTCTACAATGAGCTGAGCCGTCGCTTCGATGCCCCGGGCGACTTCGCCCAGGCCTACGTGATCGCCCACGAGGTCGGGCACCACGTACAAAACCTGCTCGGCATCAGCAACCATGTGCAGTCGATGCGGCCGCGGATGTCGGAGGCCGAGTACAACAAGCTCTCGGTCCGCATGGAGCTCCAGGCTGACTTCCTTGCCGGCGTCTGGGCCCACTACATGGCCAAGTACGCCCAGAATATCAACGAGGCCGACATCCGCGAGGCCGTCAAAGCGGCGGAGCAGATCGGCGACGACAAGATGCAAAAGCGGATGCAGGGCTACGTCGAGCCGCACAAGTTCACGCACGGCACGAGCGAGCAGCGGGTCCGCTGGTTCCTCTACGGCCTCAAGACCGGCGATCCGACCCGGATGGATGAGGCGTTCGACCTCAACGCAGACCCCTGA
- a CDS encoding MFS transporter — protein MAAPREASAAADQGPWYRDLTPYHWFVFTVASLAWLFDCLDQQLFILARNKAMESLLPAGMDPKLYGGYATSIFVAGWAMGGLIFGSLGDRYGRAKMLTLTVLIYSVCTGLSAFSTGWADFATYRFLTGLGVGGVFGLAVALVADTLPDRSRTGALGLLQALSAIGNVTAGVTSMYLGHLEATKAIAAGTAWKYMFLVGAIPALLCVFIQMQLKEPEKWVQARAAGRAAGVKFGSYAALLGDPRWRGSALLGMVLCVAGVIGLWGIGFFSPELVGDVIKASLVADGVSEEKIAGSQQFWIGVNSIVQNIGAFFGMLLFTRMAQSMGRKRAFAVAFVAALVATVAFFQFFNGLGDIWMSAIMGGCQLALFAGFAIYLPELFPTSLRSTGTSFCYNVGRFVAASGPFTLGALQAALKAGATTPEAKLLAFRNACSYMSCIFLLGLVALVFLPETKGRPLPED, from the coding sequence ATGGCTGCCCCCCGTGAAGCGTCCGCCGCCGCCGACCAAGGTCCCTGGTACCGCGACCTGACGCCCTACCACTGGTTCGTGTTCACGGTCGCCTCGCTGGCCTGGCTGTTCGACTGCCTGGATCAGCAACTCTTCATCCTCGCCCGCAACAAGGCGATGGAGTCACTGCTGCCTGCCGGGATGGACCCCAAGCTCTACGGCGGCTACGCCACGAGCATCTTCGTGGCAGGCTGGGCGATGGGCGGCCTCATCTTCGGGTCGCTCGGCGACCGCTACGGACGGGCGAAGATGCTCACGCTCACGGTGCTCATCTACTCGGTGTGCACGGGCCTGTCGGCCTTTTCCACCGGCTGGGCCGACTTCGCCACCTACCGATTCCTCACCGGCCTCGGCGTGGGGGGGGTGTTCGGCCTCGCCGTGGCCCTCGTCGCCGACACGCTCCCCGACCGATCGCGCACCGGCGCCCTGGGCCTGCTGCAGGCCCTCTCCGCGATCGGCAACGTGACGGCCGGGGTGACGAGCATGTATCTCGGCCACCTCGAGGCGACGAAGGCGATCGCCGCGGGCACGGCCTGGAAGTACATGTTCCTCGTCGGTGCGATCCCCGCTCTCCTCTGCGTGTTCATCCAGATGCAGCTCAAGGAGCCGGAGAAGTGGGTGCAGGCCCGGGCGGCGGGCAGGGCGGCGGGCGTGAAGTTCGGCTCCTACGCGGCGCTCCTCGGCGACCCGCGCTGGCGGGGCTCGGCCCTGCTGGGTATGGTGCTCTGCGTGGCAGGCGTGATCGGCCTGTGGGGCATCGGTTTCTTCAGCCCGGAACTCGTCGGCGACGTGATCAAGGCCTCGCTCGTGGCCGACGGCGTGTCGGAGGAGAAAATCGCGGGCAGCCAGCAGTTCTGGATCGGCGTCAACTCGATCGTGCAGAACATCGGCGCCTTCTTCGGCATGCTGCTGTTCACGCGTATGGCCCAGAGCATGGGCCGCAAGCGGGCGTTCGCTGTCGCGTTCGTGGCAGCCCTCGTGGCCACCGTCGCCTTCTTCCAATTCTTCAACGGCCTGGGCGACATCTGGATGAGCGCGATCATGGGGGGCTGCCAGCTCGCCCTGTTTGCCGGGTTCGCGATCTACCTGCCGGAACTGTTTCCGACGAGCCTCCGCAGCACGGGCACGAGCTTCTGCTACAACGTCGGCCGGTTTGTGGCCGCCAGCGGGCCGTTCACGCTCGGCGCCCTTCAGGCTGCCCTCAAGGCCGGGGCCACGACGCCCGAAGCCAAGCTGCTGGCCTTTCGCAACGCCTGCTCCTACATGAGTTGCATCTTTCTGCTCGGCCTGGTGGCGCTCGTCTTCCTCCCGGAAACCAAGGGCCGGCCGCTCCCCGAAGACTGA